The genomic window CACGTGGTGATTTCGGTCGTCAGGAACGCCAAAGGAAAGTTATTCAAGGAGTCATTAAAAAAGGGGCTAGCCTTTCAAGTTTATGGAAATACCAAGAGATCTTTTATGCCCTTGGAGAAAATGTTCGGACCAATTTAACCTTTAACGAAATGAAAGATATTCAAAAAAGGTATAAGGACGCCGCCCATAATATCACCCAAATTGAGGTGAAGGGAACTAGTCAAAAAATGAATGGTATTTATTATTTTATTGTAGCTGACGATGAGAAGAAACGGATACGTAAGCTATTAAGAACGCAATTGGATTTAGAAAATCTTGCCGAACTAAGAGAAATGGACACATCCTCACATTCCTTTTATGGGATAAATCTAAACGAATATTCTTTTCAAACAAGATAAAACTATTACCTGTAATGATAAAGGAGGATTCTAAATGCAGCATTTAAAAGCTCTTTTAACTAAATTTATTGTATGGACTATTGCCTTATGGTTTATTCTTGGAGTATTTTTCAATGTTGACTTCGGTGATATAGTGACAATCAGTATTATTTTAACCCTCGTATCCTATGCCGTTGGGGATTTATGGATTCTACGTCGCTTTGGCAATGCCACAGCAACTGTTGCGGACTTTGTACTTGCCTATATCGGAATTTGGCTAATTGGCGGTGCAATTATCGAGGAAAATATTTCTCTTGGTTGGGCATCCTTTATTTCTGCTGTCGTGCTTGCTGTAGCAGAAATATTTATTCATCGTTATATGGTGAATAATGTTTTTACAGATGAAGATTACACATACGCAGACCGGAAAATTTCCAACAAACCAGCTTATCAAACAGAATTTGCGGAAGAGCAAGATATACGCGCCAAAAATCGAAATGAAGAATAAAACATAATGTGAAAGGATTTGAATGTCATGACCAAGAAAGACAATAGAGGTAGTAAAAATCAGAGCGCACCACGAGCAGGCACAGCTAATCCAATAAGTGGAGACAATAGTAAAGGAAATAAGCGAAATAAAGATCAAAGAAGCAAAACAGAATTATAAAAAGGAAATGAGGCTGCTAACCAAATACAGCCTCGTTTTCCTTTAAAAAAACACAAAATAAATAACCGCAGCTACAACAATTCGATAAATCGCAAATGGAACCAGTTTTATTTTATTAATAAGTTTGAGAAAGAATTTTATCGAAAGTAGTGCAAATACGAAGGCGCTAATGAATCCCGCAATAAAAAACGGCATCACATCTAGTGAGAAGTACTGCCAATTTTTCAATAAAGAAAGGAAACTTGCTCCAAACATAATCGGTACCGCCATAATAAAGGTGAAATCCGCTGCTGCTCTATGACTCATTCCAAGTAATACCCCACCTGAAATAGTCGACCCCGATCTTGAAAATCCAGGCCACAGTGAAAAACATTGGACCAAACCAACTGCAAACGCTTGTTTATATGTAATTTGGTCCACCGTTTTGATCTTTGGTTTTTTCGCTCCAACAAGATCCGCAACAATCATCAATACCGCCCCAAGGACTAAACCAATTAAGACAGTAGAAGTGGAAAATAAATGATCATCAATATAATCTTCAAAAAGCAACCCCAAAACCCCTGCAGGAATTAACCCTACA from Oikeobacillus pervagus includes these protein-coding regions:
- a CDS encoding undecaprenyl-diphosphate phosphatase, with product MDIFTILKAIILGMVEGLTEFAPVSSTGHMIIVDDMWLKSEETLTKYVANTFKVVIQLGSILAVVVVFKDRFIDMLGLNRIGKGKSITKEPNRLKLTQVIVGLIPAGVLGLLFEDYIDDHLFSTSTVLIGLVLGAVLMIVADLVGAKKPKIKTVDQITYKQAFAVGLVQCFSLWPGFSRSGSTISGGVLLGMSHRAAADFTFIMAVPIMFGASFLSLLKNWQYFSLDVMPFFIAGFISAFVFALLSIKFFLKLINKIKLVPFAIYRIVVAAVIYFVFF
- a CDS encoding YndM family protein encodes the protein MQHLKALLTKFIVWTIALWFILGVFFNVDFGDIVTISIILTLVSYAVGDLWILRRFGNATATVADFVLAYIGIWLIGGAIIEENISLGWASFISAVVLAVAEIFIHRYMVNNVFTDEDYTYADRKISNKPAYQTEFAEEQDIRAKNRNEE